One segment of Phragmites australis chromosome 13, lpPhrAust1.1, whole genome shotgun sequence DNA contains the following:
- the LOC133888405 gene encoding phosphopantothenoylcysteine decarboxylase subunit VHS3-like isoform X2, which yields MQIKPSCLLLCVVPKGPICDMPDFKMSGKKADELAPNDAGDDDDGGDDGDGDEDGDFGEGEEDISEGEGYDNPKGNENKKKQRGDAEENGDEDEEPEDQDGGGGGGGGGDDDDDDDDDDNEDDDDDDDDDDGGDDDEEGVEEEDDDKDEDEEEDDEDSLQPPKKRKK from the exons ATGCAAATTAAACCTAGTTGTCTGCTACTTTGTGTTGTGCCTAAG GGTCCTATCTGTGATATGCCTGACTTCAAGATGAGCGGAAAGAAGGCTGATGAGCTTGCTCCTAATGATGCTGGTGATGACGATGACGGTGGTGATGATGGGGACGGGGACGAGGATGGTGACTTTGGGGAGGGTGAAGAGGACATCTCAGAAGGAGAGGGATATGACAATCCAAAGGGCAATGAGAATAAGAAGAAACAAAGGGGCGATGCTGAGGAgaatggtgatgaagatgaagaacctGAAGACcaggatggtggtggtggtggtggtggtggtggtgatgatgatgatgatgatgacgatgatgacaacgaggatgatgacgacgacgacgacgatgacgatggCGGTGATGACGACGAAGAGGGGGTAGAAGAGGAAGACGACGAcaaggacgaggatgaggaggaagatgatgaagattcacTTCAGCCcccaaagaagaggaagaagtga
- the LOC133888405 gene encoding uncharacterized protein LOC133888405 isoform X1 produces MDTMTPAPLQAAAAGAVQASAGDAVLAAKLLTAVVAEGPICDMPDFKMSGKKADELAPNDAGDDDDGGDDGDGDEDGDFGEGEEDISEGEGYDNPKGNENKKKQRGDAEENGDEDEEPEDQDGGGGGGGGGDDDDDDDDDDNEDDDDDDDDDDGGDDDEEGVEEEDDDKDEDEEEDDEDSLQPPKKRKK; encoded by the exons ATGGACACCATGACGCCTGCGCCCCTGCAAGCTGCAGCTGCCGGAGCCGTGCAAGCCAGCGCCGGCGATGCCGTCCTCGCGGCGAAGCTGCtcaccgccgtcgtcgccgag GGTCCTATCTGTGATATGCCTGACTTCAAGATGAGCGGAAAGAAGGCTGATGAGCTTGCTCCTAATGATGCTGGTGATGACGATGACGGTGGTGATGATGGGGACGGGGACGAGGATGGTGACTTTGGGGAGGGTGAAGAGGACATCTCAGAAGGAGAGGGATATGACAATCCAAAGGGCAATGAGAATAAGAAGAAACAAAGGGGCGATGCTGAGGAgaatggtgatgaagatgaagaacctGAAGACcaggatggtggtggtggtggtggtggtggtggtgatgatgatgatgatgatgacgatgatgacaacgaggatgatgacgacgacgacgacgatgacgatggCGGTGATGACGACGAAGAGGGGGTAGAAGAGGAAGACGACGAcaaggacgaggatgaggaggaagatgatgaagattcacTTCAGCCcccaaagaagaggaagaagtga